From Aurantimicrobium sp. INA4, one genomic window encodes:
- a CDS encoding Mur ligase family protein, whose translation MSRDDLTPGGFANGDFSSDDDYDGLDPAEMDEYARAAALVYTELQARLGEGMPQPRLEPTRRVVELLGDVHRAYPIIHIAGTNGKTTTARLIEAILRAYGLSTGVFTSPHLVSFNERILLNGVPVRDDVLVTNWLDVKPYVELVDAELEAKGEPRLTFFEVMTILAYGTFADAPVDVAIVEAGLGGEWDSTNVADGVVAVFTPIALDHMERLGKDVETIARTKSGIIKPASMVVSAAQVPEVRAVLEEAADLTESTLTFVSTTTEPEVGNPIAVVSRAVAVGGQLVTIQGAAGRYEDIFLALYGDHQADNAALAIAAVEAFLGGASQQLEQEVLDEAFATVSSPGRLQLVAADPTVLVDAAHNPHGSLSLASALGSYFTFDDLTIVLAIFEDKDVQGIVQALAPVATRFIVTTAPSDRTRSARDLGFLVADITGDDKVVIEEDPVVALAMARGYAANSEKGAVVVTGSITLVGLTIGLAAETQGWTL comes from the coding sequence ATGTCTAGAGATGACCTGACGCCCGGTGGCTTTGCCAATGGTGACTTCTCATCTGATGATGACTATGACGGTTTGGATCCGGCCGAGATGGATGAGTATGCCCGTGCTGCTGCGCTTGTTTATACCGAGCTGCAAGCACGTCTGGGTGAAGGAATGCCTCAACCCAGGCTGGAGCCAACCAGGCGTGTGGTTGAACTCCTCGGTGACGTGCACCGCGCCTATCCCATCATTCACATCGCAGGAACAAACGGGAAGACAACCACAGCACGCCTGATTGAAGCAATACTTCGCGCCTACGGCCTCTCCACGGGAGTCTTCACCTCACCCCACCTCGTTTCGTTCAACGAACGCATTTTGCTTAACGGAGTTCCTGTTCGTGACGATGTCTTGGTGACGAACTGGCTTGATGTGAAGCCCTATGTCGAACTTGTTGACGCCGAATTGGAAGCGAAGGGCGAACCTCGTCTCACTTTCTTTGAAGTGATGACGATCCTCGCATATGGCACTTTTGCAGATGCCCCAGTTGATGTGGCCATTGTGGAAGCAGGCTTGGGAGGTGAATGGGATTCAACCAATGTTGCTGATGGAGTAGTTGCTGTATTCACCCCGATTGCTCTAGATCACATGGAACGTCTTGGTAAAGATGTTGAGACTATCGCCCGCACAAAGTCTGGAATTATCAAGCCGGCATCAATGGTGGTCTCTGCTGCTCAAGTTCCTGAAGTTCGTGCAGTCCTAGAAGAAGCCGCTGATCTCACTGAATCAACGCTCACATTTGTCTCGACAACGACTGAGCCGGAAGTGGGAAACCCTATTGCTGTGGTTTCTCGCGCTGTGGCTGTCGGTGGACAACTTGTCACGATTCAAGGTGCAGCTGGTCGATATGAAGATATCTTCCTTGCGTTGTATGGAGATCATCAGGCTGATAATGCCGCTTTGGCTATCGCTGCAGTCGAGGCTTTCTTGGGTGGCGCTTCTCAACAACTAGAACAAGAAGTACTCGATGAAGCATTTGCCACAGTCTCCTCGCCAGGGCGTCTCCAACTTGTCGCCGCAGATCCGACCGTGTTAGTTGATGCAGCACACAATCCTCATGGTTCGCTCTCTCTAGCTTCAGCACTGGGAAGTTATTTCACTTTCGATGACCTGACCATTGTGCTGGCCATTTTTGAAGATAAAGACGTACAGGGAATTGTTCAGGCGCTTGCCCCTGTTGCAACACGATTCATCGTGACAACCGCTCCTTCTGACCGAACACGTTCGGCTCGTGACCTCGGTTTCCTCGTTGCAGATATTACCGGGGATGACAAAGTAGTAATCGAGGAAGATCCTGTCGTTGCTTTAGCTATGGCTAGAGGGTATGCCGCGAATTCGGAAAAGGGCGCAGTAGTCGTAACCGGTTCCATAACTCTCGTTGGATTAACAATTGGTTTAGCTGCAGAAACACAAGGATGGACATTATGA
- a CDS encoding DUF4233 domain-containing protein: protein MSTPPRRRSAQTSLGQVVLGFELIVVALAALTIFGLGALPPALALGGGAALCLLMVLTIALMMRFKWAFILGWIVQVIFVASGFLVTMLFLIGAVFAGIWTFAMTTGAKLDSQSKGNS from the coding sequence ATGAGCACCCCTCCACGCAGAAGGTCTGCACAGACCTCACTGGGACAAGTTGTTCTTGGTTTTGAATTGATTGTTGTGGCATTGGCAGCTTTGACCATTTTTGGTTTAGGTGCTCTACCGCCAGCACTAGCACTCGGTGGGGGTGCAGCATTGTGTCTGCTCATGGTTCTCACGATTGCCCTCATGATGAGGTTTAAGTGGGCATTTATCCTCGGCTGGATTGTTCAAGTGATATTTGTCGCTTCCGGATTTCTCGTCACGATGCTGTTTTTGATTGGTGCTGTATTTGCCGGTATCTGGACCTTCGCCATGACGACAGGTGCAAAACTTGATTCTCAAAGTAAAGGAAACTCATGA
- the ndk gene encoding nucleoside-diphosphate kinase, whose amino-acid sequence MTAIEETLVLIKPDGVARGLTGEILRRIEAKGYALVDIRLVQADRELLGKHYEEHVGKPFYEPLVNFMESGPVVAIRLAGNRVIEGFRSLAGTTDPTTAAPGTIRGDLGRDWGLAVQQNLVHGSDSPESAARELALWFS is encoded by the coding sequence ATGACTGCAATTGAAGAAACCCTCGTCCTGATTAAGCCAGATGGTGTCGCTCGGGGATTAACCGGTGAAATTTTGCGACGAATTGAAGCCAAGGGCTATGCACTAGTTGATATTCGGCTGGTTCAAGCTGACCGTGAATTACTCGGCAAACATTATGAAGAGCACGTGGGTAAGCCCTTCTATGAACCACTTGTGAACTTTATGGAGTCTGGTCCCGTTGTTGCTATTCGACTGGCTGGTAACAGAGTTATTGAAGGTTTCCGTTCTCTTGCAGGTACCACTGATCCCACGACTGCTGCCCCGGGCACCATTCGCGGAGACCTCGGTCGAGACTGGGGCCTAGCAGTTCAACAAAACCTCGTTCACGGTTCAGACTCTCCAGAATCAGCAGCACGTGAATTAGCTCTCTGGTTTAGCTAG
- a CDS encoding DHA2 family efflux MFS transporter permease subunit, giving the protein MPAAEPVTVSDKLDPRHKVILGVLMVSTFVVFLNETALGVALPQIMEQLQIQPSTGQWLNTAYMLTMAVIIPTTGFLLQRFSTRNMYMAAMLFFTSGTLVAALSQSFLQLLCGRILQASGTAIMLPLLMTTVMQLVPEHLRGRINGNISLVLSAAPALGPAFSGIVLNFLDWRWLFWIMLPIGVTTLVIGSIRITNSQETRKIPIDSISVVLSAFAFSGLIYGLSSFADSARGTAIVSPWLPLGAGAVLFALFLIRQTRLQKTDSALLDLRTFRSRSFTEAMMLMAIGMLILFGAGILIPIYMQNVLRVEPLVTGLMMLPGGLIMGLLGPTVGRIYDKHGPRKLLLPGAITVSVAFWSMVTFTTATTVWMVFISYTLLSIGLAFLFTPLFALSLSSVPPKLYSYASATIGTLQQLAGAAGTALFITVMTMISVNLAQTGSTEVEALSAGITTAFLIGAISSLGLIAVAAILKRPATAEEIAEELQP; this is encoded by the coding sequence ATGCCTGCTGCGGAACCTGTAACTGTTTCCGACAAGCTCGATCCTCGCCACAAGGTCATTCTTGGTGTGCTGATGGTGTCGACCTTTGTCGTCTTCTTGAATGAGACGGCACTCGGTGTAGCTCTGCCCCAGATTATGGAGCAACTACAGATTCAACCAAGCACTGGGCAATGGCTCAATACTGCGTACATGTTGACCATGGCTGTGATCATTCCCACAACGGGTTTCTTGTTGCAGCGATTCAGTACCCGGAACATGTACATGGCGGCCATGTTGTTTTTCACCTCGGGAACTCTTGTAGCCGCGTTATCCCAAAGTTTCTTGCAGTTGTTGTGTGGACGTATCTTGCAGGCAAGTGGAACAGCCATCATGCTGCCATTGCTGATGACTACAGTCATGCAACTCGTTCCTGAACACCTTCGTGGACGTATCAATGGAAATATTTCTTTGGTTCTCTCTGCGGCACCTGCGTTAGGTCCTGCATTCTCTGGGATTGTGTTGAACTTCCTGGACTGGCGTTGGTTGTTCTGGATCATGCTCCCCATCGGTGTGACCACACTCGTCATTGGCTCTATTCGAATTACCAATTCTCAAGAAACACGCAAGATTCCTATTGACAGCATCTCCGTTGTCCTGAGTGCATTCGCTTTCTCCGGCTTGATTTATGGTTTGAGCTCTTTTGCGGACTCGGCCCGCGGAACAGCAATTGTTTCACCGTGGCTCCCCCTTGGCGCAGGTGCAGTTCTATTCGCACTATTCCTCATTCGCCAAACCAGATTGCAGAAGACCGATTCTGCTTTGCTTGATTTGCGAACTTTTCGTTCACGTTCATTTACCGAAGCCATGATGTTGATGGCAATTGGAATGCTCATTTTGTTTGGGGCAGGAATCCTCATCCCGATCTATATGCAAAATGTTCTCCGTGTCGAACCTCTCGTTACCGGGCTGATGATGTTACCCGGTGGCCTCATCATGGGCTTGTTGGGCCCAACGGTGGGACGCATCTATGACAAACATGGCCCCAGGAAGCTTCTCTTGCCCGGAGCAATTACAGTAAGTGTCGCTTTCTGGTCAATGGTGACATTCACTACCGCCACCACCGTGTGGATGGTCTTTATCAGCTACACCTTGCTCAGCATCGGCCTCGCATTCCTGTTCACACCACTGTTTGCGTTGTCGCTGAGCTCAGTACCGCCCAAGCTCTACAGCTATGCAAGCGCCACAATTGGCACACTTCAGCAATTAGCTGGAGCTGCCGGAACAGCCTTGTTTATCACTGTCATGACGATGATCTCAGTTAATCTTGCGCAAACAGGAAGTACTGAAGTTGAGGCTCTCAGTGCAGGAATCACCACCGCGTTCCTGATAGGCGCGATTTCTTCCCTGGGCCTCATTGCTGTTGCAGCAATTTTGAAGCGACCTGCTACCGCAGAGGAAATCGCCGAAGAACTCCAGCCTTAA
- a CDS encoding vitamin K epoxide reductase family protein — MSITSEPGTRLRGLPIFLIVSGFVGLVAAFALTLEKIHKLTNPDEAASCDFSVIVQCGKNLGSWQGSLFGFPNPLIGLMAWSVVITIGVGILAGARYANWFWRAFVIGTAGAFAFVIWLFSQSVFVLGTLCPWCMVTWFAVIPLFWVATFWTMKNGIWGAKATRLGETLLSWVVIITLASYLIEAVIAQLVLNWVGTL, encoded by the coding sequence GTGAGTATTACTAGTGAACCGGGCACCCGTTTGAGAGGTTTGCCCATTTTTCTTATTGTTTCTGGGTTTGTTGGCCTTGTGGCCGCATTTGCCCTGACCTTAGAAAAAATTCATAAGCTCACCAACCCAGATGAAGCAGCCTCTTGTGACTTCAGTGTCATCGTGCAATGTGGCAAGAATCTAGGTTCATGGCAGGGGTCACTCTTTGGTTTCCCCAACCCCCTTATTGGTTTGATGGCCTGGTCTGTTGTCATCACTATTGGCGTAGGCATTCTTGCTGGTGCACGATATGCCAACTGGTTCTGGCGTGCGTTTGTCATTGGAACGGCAGGTGCTTTTGCATTCGTAATTTGGCTGTTCAGTCAATCAGTATTTGTCCTGGGTACTCTGTGCCCATGGTGCATGGTGACTTGGTTTGCCGTCATTCCCCTGTTTTGGGTTGCAACGTTCTGGACGATGAAAAACGGGATTTGGGGCGCTAAAGCAACCAGACTTGGGGAAACTCTCCTGAGCTGGGTAGTCATCATTACGCTTGCTTCGTACCTCATCGAAGCTGTTATTGCGCAGCTTGTACTGAATTGGGTCGGTACGCTGTAG
- a CDS encoding Rne/Rng family ribonuclease, with the protein MGSTPLMVNNTENDENVTLEVVSEVLAEAVEAENLIISEAVEVAESIVEQAEDTAAEIVAQAQINAAEVEIATDVIAEAIMETAVEVATPTPIEYPTFVAQDVTDIFFFAPNLPGSENRIPSRDGRERFEDRRNRQGRNERGAFGQNQDNDAEEGSSTLRRRARRRQGEDRVGQDDPANTIVRIRTPRAPEVITEPQRIKGSTRLEAKKQRRRDGRDAGRRRTVVTESEFLARREAVDRSMIVREREDRVQIGVLEDNVLVEHYVARASEASLIGNVYLGKVQNVLPSMEAAFVDIGRGRNAVLYSGEVDWDSVETGNQPRKIENALKPGDKVLVQVTKDPVGQKGARLTSQVSLPGRYLVYVPNGSMNGISRKLPDTERTRLKRILKEVLPENVGVIVRTAAEGATEEQLTVDVQRLTQQWEEISRKAETDNAPAILHSESDLLIKIVRDVFNEDFQRMIIQGDMAKATIESYLNQVAPELLERISAYEGDRDAFDEYRITEQIEKALDRKVWLPSGGSLVIDRTEAMTVVDVNTGKFVGSGGNLEETVTKNNLEAAEEIVRQLRLRDIGGIIVVDFIDMVLESNRDLVHRRLIECLSRDRTKHQVAEVTSLGLVQMTRKKLGLGLLETFSEACQVCAGRGVIVHHEPVTRPGNNGESNAAEPRKRSKGRNNDKPVAAAVLAHPIPEGAKNALAQIAASTLGHNTEDHVDEETATEVVEILDIPVVKSDRGRKPRVSAEKVENILENVLDALPEPSAAGHGRGRSRRVSTSTISTTGNVSSAANENEAVGE; encoded by the coding sequence ATGGGAAGTACACCACTGATGGTGAATAACACCGAAAACGACGAGAATGTGACCCTAGAGGTTGTCTCTGAGGTTCTCGCTGAAGCTGTTGAAGCGGAAAACCTCATCATTTCTGAAGCCGTTGAGGTTGCTGAATCGATAGTTGAGCAGGCCGAAGATACAGCGGCTGAAATTGTCGCTCAGGCACAAATCAACGCAGCTGAAGTTGAGATTGCCACTGACGTGATTGCAGAAGCAATTATGGAGACTGCGGTGGAAGTAGCAACCCCGACACCAATCGAATACCCTACATTCGTTGCTCAGGACGTCACAGATATTTTCTTCTTTGCGCCGAATCTTCCAGGCTCAGAAAACCGTATTCCCAGCCGTGACGGTCGTGAGCGTTTCGAGGATCGACGCAACCGTCAAGGACGCAACGAGCGCGGTGCTTTCGGTCAAAACCAGGACAACGATGCCGAAGAGGGAAGTTCAACACTGCGTCGACGTGCGCGTCGACGTCAGGGTGAAGACCGTGTAGGACAGGATGACCCCGCTAACACGATTGTTCGCATTCGCACCCCTCGCGCACCTGAGGTCATTACTGAACCACAACGCATTAAGGGTTCAACACGTTTAGAGGCGAAGAAGCAGCGCCGCCGTGACGGCCGTGATGCTGGGCGTCGCCGTACGGTAGTCACCGAGAGTGAATTCCTTGCACGCCGTGAGGCAGTCGACCGCTCCATGATTGTTCGCGAGCGCGAAGATCGCGTACAGATAGGCGTGCTTGAAGACAATGTTCTTGTTGAGCACTACGTTGCTCGCGCCTCTGAGGCCAGCCTGATTGGCAATGTCTACCTCGGTAAAGTGCAGAATGTTCTTCCGTCTATGGAAGCTGCATTCGTTGATATTGGCCGTGGACGTAACGCCGTCTTATATTCAGGCGAAGTTGACTGGGACTCGGTAGAGACCGGTAACCAACCTCGCAAGATTGAGAACGCACTCAAGCCAGGAGATAAGGTCCTTGTTCAGGTAACGAAGGATCCTGTTGGCCAAAAAGGTGCCCGTCTGACTTCCCAGGTTTCTCTCCCAGGTCGATACCTTGTCTACGTACCAAACGGTTCAATGAATGGCATCAGCCGTAAACTCCCTGACACAGAACGCACTCGCCTCAAGCGCATCCTCAAAGAGGTTCTTCCTGAAAACGTTGGTGTCATCGTTCGTACCGCAGCTGAAGGTGCAACCGAAGAACAGCTCACCGTTGACGTTCAGCGATTAACGCAACAATGGGAAGAGATTTCTCGTAAGGCAGAAACCGACAACGCCCCAGCCATCCTGCACAGTGAATCAGACCTTCTGATCAAAATTGTGCGTGACGTCTTCAACGAAGACTTCCAGCGAATGATTATTCAGGGTGATATGGCTAAGGCCACTATTGAGAGCTATCTCAACCAAGTAGCGCCAGAGCTTCTCGAGCGTATTTCTGCCTATGAAGGCGATCGTGATGCCTTCGATGAATATCGCATCACTGAGCAAATTGAGAAGGCACTCGACCGTAAGGTTTGGCTTCCTTCAGGTGGCTCATTGGTCATTGACCGAACTGAAGCCATGACAGTGGTCGATGTTAACACCGGGAAGTTTGTTGGTTCTGGTGGAAACCTGGAAGAAACCGTCACGAAGAATAACCTCGAGGCTGCTGAAGAAATTGTTCGCCAACTTCGCTTGCGCGATATCGGCGGAATTATTGTTGTCGACTTTATTGACATGGTTCTTGAATCCAATCGAGACCTTGTCCATCGTCGTTTGATTGAATGCCTGTCTCGAGACCGCACAAAGCACCAGGTTGCTGAAGTGACCTCACTAGGTCTCGTACAAATGACCCGTAAAAAACTTGGTTTAGGTCTGCTTGAAACATTCTCAGAAGCCTGCCAGGTATGCGCTGGTCGAGGTGTCATCGTTCATCATGAACCTGTTACGCGTCCGGGAAACAACGGGGAATCTAACGCGGCTGAGCCTCGTAAGCGCAGTAAGGGTCGTAACAACGACAAGCCTGTGGCTGCCGCTGTTTTAGCACACCCCATTCCCGAGGGTGCCAAGAACGCACTGGCTCAAATCGCTGCCAGTACTCTCGGCCACAACACTGAAGACCATGTTGACGAGGAAACAGCAACGGAGGTAGTCGAAATACTCGACATTCCCGTTGTGAAATCAGATCGCGGCCGTAAGCCTCGAGTTTCAGCTGAAAAGGTTGAAAACATCCTCGAAAACGTCCTTGATGCCTTGCCAGAACCCAGTGCTGCAGGTCATGGACGAGGTCGTTCACGTCGAGTCTCCACATCAACAATTTCAACCACAGGGAATGTTTCTTCCGCTGCCAATGAGAATGAGGCAGTGGGGGAGTAA
- the rplU gene encoding 50S ribosomal protein L21 has translation MVYAVVRSGGRQEKVEVGTIVTMDRVQADKSGTIELPAVLLVDGDKITADQASLAKVKVTATVLNDLRGPKIIIQKYKNKTGYKKRQGHRQELTRVRITGIK, from the coding sequence GTGGTTTACGCAGTAGTGCGCTCCGGCGGTCGCCAGGAAAAGGTTGAAGTCGGCACCATCGTCACAATGGACCGTGTGCAGGCAGATAAGTCCGGCACCATCGAACTGCCCGCAGTTCTCCTCGTAGACGGCGACAAGATCACCGCAGACCAGGCTTCACTTGCCAAGGTTAAGGTAACCGCTACTGTCCTCAACGACCTTCGCGGTCCCAAGATCATCATTCAGAAGTACAAGAACAAGACCGGTTACAAGAAGCGTCAGGGCCACCGTCAGGAGCTCACTCGCGTTCGGATCACCGGCATCAAGTAA
- the rpmA gene encoding 50S ribosomal protein L27, whose protein sequence is MAHKKGASSTRNGRDSNAQRLGVKRFGGQKVLAGEIIVRQRGTHFHPGVNVGRGGDDTLFALAAGAVEFGNKGGRKVVNIVTV, encoded by the coding sequence ATGGCACATAAAAAGGGTGCGAGCTCCACTCGCAACGGTCGTGACTCCAACGCACAGCGCCTCGGCGTGAAGCGCTTCGGTGGTCAGAAAGTTCTTGCTGGCGAAATCATTGTTCGCCAGCGTGGTACTCACTTCCACCCCGGCGTAAACGTCGGACGTGGCGGCGATGACACTCTCTTCGCCCTCGCAGCAGGTGCAGTTGAGTTCGGTAACAAGGGTGGCCGCAAGGTCGTCAACATTGTGACTGTCTAA
- the obgE gene encoding GTPase ObgE encodes MATFVDNVTLHLKAGHGGNGCVSVKREKFKPLAGPDGGNGGDGGDIVLYSDPQVTTLLSFHRSPHIKSQHGGPGMGDHRQGFKGEDLVLSVPVGTVVKDADGTLITDMNVPGMKVVIAPGGQGGLGNAALASTKRKAPGFALLGTMGFEGDIILELKTLADVALVGYPSAGKSSLIAALSAARPKIADYPFTTLHPNLGVVQAGEVRYTIADVPGLIEGASEGKGLGLEFLRHVERCTALLHVIDCATLEPGRDPLTDLDVILAELAAYPVPSEQIPLLERPQLIALNKVDVPDAKDLADMVRPFLEERGYRVFEISAVSHEGLRQLSFALAEVVEEGRKQAADNEVVPVIMLRPRAVDDQGFDIRVEGGSNGNVYRVLGAKPERWVEQTDFNNEEAVGYLADRLAKLGVEDMLFKKGAVAGSTVIIGEGNGLVFDWEPTMTSAAELMTGPRGTDERLNQNNRRTNKERRDSYYDLMDAKQEARDELVRERDAGIWQVDEEIADES; translated from the coding sequence ATGGCAACATTCGTTGACAACGTCACTTTGCACCTCAAAGCTGGCCACGGTGGAAATGGTTGTGTCTCGGTTAAGCGGGAAAAATTCAAACCACTTGCAGGTCCCGACGGTGGAAATGGGGGAGATGGGGGAGATATTGTTCTCTACTCAGATCCTCAGGTAACTACACTGCTGAGCTTCCATCGCTCACCCCACATCAAAAGCCAACACGGTGGCCCCGGTATGGGCGACCACCGTCAAGGATTTAAGGGCGAAGATCTTGTTCTTTCCGTTCCTGTGGGAACTGTGGTCAAGGACGCAGACGGAACTCTCATTACAGATATGAATGTTCCAGGTATGAAAGTGGTGATTGCTCCTGGAGGTCAGGGAGGACTTGGCAACGCAGCCTTGGCATCCACCAAACGCAAAGCTCCTGGTTTCGCACTGCTGGGAACTATGGGGTTTGAGGGCGACATCATTCTTGAACTCAAGACCTTGGCTGATGTTGCTCTTGTGGGGTATCCCTCTGCAGGGAAATCCTCTCTCATTGCAGCCCTATCAGCAGCTCGACCCAAGATTGCTGATTATCCATTTACGACACTTCACCCCAACTTGGGCGTAGTTCAAGCAGGTGAAGTTCGATACACCATCGCAGATGTTCCTGGCCTCATTGAGGGTGCATCCGAAGGTAAAGGACTTGGCCTAGAGTTTCTTCGCCACGTCGAGCGGTGTACAGCACTTCTTCATGTGATTGACTGTGCAACTCTAGAACCAGGCCGTGACCCGCTCACTGATCTTGATGTGATTCTTGCGGAGCTTGCCGCTTATCCAGTTCCTTCTGAGCAGATTCCTTTATTGGAACGACCTCAGTTGATTGCACTTAATAAGGTTGATGTCCCCGACGCCAAAGACCTTGCGGATATGGTGAGGCCATTCCTTGAAGAGCGTGGATATCGAGTATTTGAGATTTCTGCCGTTTCGCATGAAGGATTGCGTCAACTGTCATTCGCTCTTGCCGAGGTCGTTGAGGAAGGGCGTAAGCAAGCTGCTGACAATGAAGTTGTTCCGGTGATCATGCTTCGACCTAGAGCAGTTGATGATCAAGGATTCGACATCCGCGTCGAAGGTGGCTCTAACGGGAACGTTTATCGCGTGTTGGGAGCTAAGCCTGAGCGCTGGGTTGAACAAACCGACTTCAACAACGAAGAGGCTGTCGGTTACCTTGCTGACCGTTTAGCGAAGCTTGGTGTCGAGGATATGTTGTTCAAGAAAGGCGCTGTTGCAGGTTCAACCGTCATCATTGGTGAGGGCAACGGATTGGTCTTTGACTGGGAGCCAACGATGACTTCTGCGGCAGAACTCATGACAGGACCCCGTGGAACAGACGAGAGGTTGAATCAAAACAATCGTCGAACCAACAAGGAACGCCGGGATTCTTATTACGACTTGATGGACGCGAAACAAGAAGCCCGTGACGAACTCGTTCGAGAACGTGATGCAGGTATTTGGCAAGTAGATGAAGAGATCGCAGATGAGAGTTAG
- the proB gene encoding glutamate 5-kinase — MRVSSREDIPRAHRVVVKVGSSSISGENVHQIKTVVDALAEMHSRGTEVVLVSSGAMATGFPYINLTSRPTDLPTLQAAAAVGQSRLMVRYQELLDNFDIVAGQVLLTSGDFENDSTRSNAALAMEKLLELRVLPIVNENDTVATQEIRFGDNDHLAALVAQLVQADVLVLLSDVDGIYTKPPHEPGAQRIENVPFGHLLDHVEFGTVGSAGVGSGGAGTKAAAAQFAAQTGTSVLITDAALVSSALRGENVGTWFDAASSIDHL, encoded by the coding sequence ATGAGAGTTAGTTCACGCGAAGATATCCCTCGTGCACATCGTGTAGTGGTCAAGGTCGGTTCTTCCTCGATCAGTGGTGAAAATGTTCACCAAATCAAGACTGTTGTGGACGCACTGGCAGAAATGCACAGTCGAGGAACCGAGGTTGTTCTGGTTTCCTCAGGTGCAATGGCAACAGGCTTTCCATACATCAATCTGACTTCTCGACCTACAGATCTCCCAACCCTGCAGGCTGCCGCTGCTGTTGGTCAAAGCAGGCTAATGGTTCGATACCAAGAGCTTTTGGACAACTTCGACATCGTTGCAGGACAGGTATTGCTCACCTCGGGTGATTTCGAAAACGACTCAACACGCTCTAATGCAGCTTTAGCAATGGAGAAATTGCTGGAACTGCGAGTGCTTCCCATCGTGAACGAGAATGACACCGTTGCCACCCAAGAAATTCGTTTTGGTGACAATGACCACCTTGCAGCTCTTGTAGCTCAGCTCGTTCAAGCTGATGTGCTCGTGCTGTTGTCTGATGTTGATGGCATTTACACCAAACCGCCTCATGAACCCGGTGCACAACGTATTGAAAACGTACCTTTTGGTCATCTTCTTGACCATGTTGAGTTTGGAACTGTTGGCTCCGCTGGCGTTGGAAGTGGGGGCGCAGGAACGAAGGCAGCTGCTGCACAGTTTGCTGCTCAAACTGGAACATCAGTGCTCATAACAGATGCTGCACTCGTTTCTTCTGCATTGCGTGGAGAAAACGTGGGAACTTGGTTCGACGCGGCAAGCTCAATTGATCATCTCTGA